The Candidatus Bathyarchaeia archaeon genomic sequence ATATACGGTATATTCCCGAACGCGAGGATAGTCGATATATCTCATCAGATCGAGAAGTTCGACATCGTTGGCGGGGCATTCGTTTTATGGAAGGCCTCGGAGAACTTCCCGGAGGGCACAGTTTATCTCGGAGTAGTCGACCCGACCGTAGGGGCCTCTAGGGATAGGATAATC encodes the following:
- a CDS encoding SAM-dependent chlorinase/fluorinase → MASPNGIIALLTDFGERDYYVAAIKGAIYGIFPNARIVDISHQIEKFDIVGGAFVLWKASENFPEGTVYLGVVDPTVGASRDRII